Proteins encoded in a region of the Haloarchaeobius salinus genome:
- a CDS encoding molybdopterin biosynthesis protein produces MRKEFRELAPPEAAHEAIASLDLEPEPETVPLGEARGRVLAERIDAERDVPGFDRAKLDGYALRAKDTFGASETDPATLDLVGRVDAGTEPDVTVDVGECVEISTGAVMPDGADAMVMVEETDLVENGDGNEHVAVRTSVTPGGNVAFAGTDVAAGERALGPGTRITPREVGLLSALGVDGVPVKGRPTVGIVSTGEELVRPGEELHDERGQIYDVNSYSVAAGVADAGGEPRLYPHTGDDYDEMERVLSEAADECDLVLSSGSTSASAVDVVYRVVEERGELLVHGVAVKPGKPMLVGKLEDSAYVGLPGYPVSALTIFRTFVAPAIRRAAGLPESAAATTTGELAERERHAEGRHRFVSVGLVETGDGRTLVYPVDKGSGATTSLAEADGVVEMPADVTYLDAGETVTVQLFSPDVRPPAVFGVGEDDPLLSLALDRVPTARYLGVGTRPGLRRLRADVPDVAVVSGPVDIDHDGEEDDPELLADWRREWGLVVPHGNPDDVSGLADLADHDLRFVNRTTASGLRTTLANALAELADERGVERHDLVESIDGFDAGRRAHESPARVVRSGDADVALGLRATAETLDMGFVSCGHERVRLLGNPDRVEKQGVRTLVAALDSEAGLADGLAGYSQ; encoded by the coding sequence GTGAGGAAGGAGTTCCGCGAGCTGGCACCCCCCGAGGCGGCCCACGAGGCCATCGCCAGCCTCGACCTCGAACCCGAACCCGAGACGGTGCCGCTGGGTGAGGCTCGCGGTCGGGTCCTCGCCGAGCGAATCGACGCAGAACGCGACGTGCCCGGCTTCGACCGGGCGAAACTGGACGGCTACGCGCTCCGGGCGAAGGACACCTTCGGCGCGAGCGAGACCGACCCCGCGACGCTGGACCTCGTCGGCCGCGTGGATGCGGGCACCGAACCCGACGTGACCGTCGACGTCGGCGAGTGCGTCGAGATATCGACGGGCGCGGTGATGCCCGACGGCGCGGACGCGATGGTGATGGTCGAGGAGACGGACCTGGTCGAGAACGGCGACGGGAACGAGCACGTGGCGGTCAGGACCAGCGTCACGCCCGGCGGGAACGTCGCCTTCGCGGGCACCGACGTCGCGGCGGGCGAGCGCGCGCTCGGCCCTGGAACGCGAATCACGCCCCGCGAGGTCGGCCTGCTGTCGGCGCTCGGCGTCGACGGGGTGCCGGTGAAGGGGAGGCCGACGGTCGGCATCGTCTCGACCGGCGAGGAGCTGGTCCGGCCCGGCGAGGAGCTCCACGACGAGCGCGGGCAGATCTACGACGTGAACAGCTACAGCGTCGCCGCCGGGGTGGCGGACGCGGGTGGCGAGCCACGGCTCTACCCCCACACCGGCGACGACTACGACGAGATGGAGCGCGTGCTCTCCGAAGCAGCGGACGAGTGCGACCTCGTGCTCTCCTCGGGCAGCACCAGCGCGAGCGCGGTCGACGTGGTGTACCGGGTCGTCGAGGAGCGCGGCGAACTCCTCGTCCACGGCGTCGCCGTCAAGCCGGGCAAGCCGATGCTCGTCGGGAAGCTCGAAGACAGCGCGTACGTCGGGCTCCCGGGCTACCCCGTCTCCGCGCTCACTATCTTCCGGACGTTCGTCGCGCCGGCCATCCGCCGGGCCGCCGGGCTCCCCGAGTCCGCGGCGGCGACGACGACCGGCGAACTCGCCGAACGCGAGCGCCACGCCGAGGGTCGCCACCGGTTCGTCTCCGTCGGCCTCGTCGAGACGGGCGACGGCCGGACGCTCGTCTACCCCGTCGACAAGGGCTCCGGCGCGACGACCAGCCTCGCGGAGGCCGACGGCGTCGTCGAGATGCCCGCCGACGTGACCTACCTCGACGCGGGCGAGACGGTGACAGTGCAACTGTTCTCGCCGGACGTGCGACCCCCGGCCGTCTTCGGCGTCGGCGAGGACGACCCGCTGCTGTCGCTCGCCCTCGACCGCGTCCCGACGGCCCGCTACCTCGGCGTCGGCACCCGGCCGGGGCTCCGACGGCTCCGGGCCGACGTGCCGGACGTGGCCGTCGTCTCCGGTCCCGTGGACATCGACCACGACGGCGAAGAGGACGACCCCGAACTTCTCGCCGACTGGCGGCGCGAGTGGGGACTCGTCGTCCCGCACGGGAACCCCGACGACGTGTCCGGGCTCGCCGATCTCGCCGACCACGACCTCCGGTTCGTCAACCGGACCACGGCGTCGGGACTGCGGACGACGCTGGCGAACGCCCTCGCGGAACTGGCCGACGAGCGCGGCGTCGAACGCCACGACCTCGTCGAGTCCATCGACGGCTTCGACGCCGGCCGGCGGGCGCACGAGAGCCCGGCGCGGGTGGTCAGGTCGGGCGACGCTGACGTGGCGCTCGGGCTCCGGGCGACCGCGGAGACACTCGATATGGGGTTCGTCTCCTGTGGGCACGAGCGGGTGCGCCTGCTCGGGAACCCCGACAGAGTCGAGAAGCAGGGCGTGCGGACGCTCGTGGCGGCACTGGATTCGGAGGCCGGGCTGGCCGATGGGTTGGCGGGGTACTCGCAGTAG
- a CDS encoding molybdopterin molybdotransferase MoeA codes for MDERRRESGFRERTRIDDARERLRGRVSTVERTETVPVADADGRTLAAAVTARRAVPGESRASVDGFAVAASTTFGASDRSPALLDADGDVGDGGPTGGARRVDAGDPLPSGADAVVPVGGAALVDDTVEVFDPVAVCDGVAAVGSDVAADQSLYEPGRRLRPPDLGLLRAAGVETVTVRERPRVAVVPVGDDLVDDEPGPGESVETDSLTVIRLVERWGGVAERHGPVADDAAAIAGALRDAATDADIVATTGGSGLGESDRVPDALASAGSLFVHGIAATPGESLGLGSVDDTPVVVLPGGPAACVVGAMQFLRPAATWADGREYEEPPTGPAMLARKVPSEPGVRTYVRVRFDAEGGQRVAVPIRTDGPLSHSSVGLADGWIEIREGIEGLPEGDLVAVQRWGWSP; via the coding sequence ATGGACGAACGCAGGCGCGAGTCCGGGTTCCGCGAGCGGACTCGCATCGACGACGCGAGGGAGCGCCTCCGCGGGCGGGTGTCGACGGTCGAGCGGACGGAGACGGTCCCGGTGGCCGACGCGGACGGGCGGACGCTGGCCGCCGCCGTGACCGCTCGCCGGGCGGTTCCGGGGGAGTCGCGGGCCTCGGTCGACGGGTTCGCGGTGGCCGCGAGCACGACGTTCGGCGCGAGCGACCGGTCGCCCGCGCTGCTGGATGCCGACGGCGACGTCGGTGACGGCGGACCCACGGGGGGCGCACGCCGTGTGGACGCCGGCGACCCGCTCCCATCGGGCGCGGACGCCGTCGTCCCGGTCGGCGGTGCGGCGCTGGTCGACGACACCGTCGAGGTGTTCGACCCCGTCGCGGTCTGTGACGGCGTCGCGGCCGTCGGCTCGGACGTGGCCGCCGACCAGTCGCTGTACGAGCCGGGACGCCGGCTCCGACCGCCGGATCTCGGACTGCTACGTGCCGCGGGCGTGGAGACGGTGACCGTCAGGGAGCGGCCACGGGTCGCGGTCGTCCCGGTCGGGGACGACCTCGTCGACGACGAGCCCGGTCCCGGCGAGAGCGTCGAGACGGACTCCCTGACCGTCATCCGGCTGGTCGAACGGTGGGGCGGCGTCGCCGAGCGACACGGGCCGGTCGCCGACGACGCGGCGGCCATCGCCGGCGCGCTCCGTGATGCAGCCACCGACGCGGACATCGTCGCGACGACCGGCGGCTCGGGGCTCGGCGAGTCCGACCGCGTGCCCGACGCCCTGGCGAGTGCCGGCTCGCTGTTCGTCCACGGCATCGCGGCGACGCCCGGCGAGTCGCTGGGACTCGGCTCGGTCGACGACACGCCCGTCGTGGTCCTCCCGGGCGGCCCCGCAGCGTGCGTCGTCGGTGCGATGCAGTTCCTCCGGCCCGCCGCGACGTGGGCCGATGGGCGCGAGTACGAGGAGCCGCCGACCGGGCCCGCGATGCTCGCACGGAAGGTCCCCTCCGAGCCGGGCGTCAGGACGTACGTCCGGGTGCGGTTCGACGCGGAGGGTGGCCAGCGCGTCGCGGTTCCAATCAGAACCGACGGCCCGCTGTCGCACTCGTCGGTCGGTCTCGCCGACGGCTGGATCGAGATCCGCGAGGGCATCGAGGGCCTGCCGGAGGGCGACCTCGTCGCCGTCCAGCGCTGGGGGTGGTCGCCGTGA
- a CDS encoding E3 ubiquitin ligase family protein: MTVTPFHQLSILAGLLALGYGAVVGAKVYRISRDEPIPTYRLRHGGTCEVEGVAGVHEETVSAPFTGTDCLVCRWTVEEYQQSGKHSHWKTVDSGVWSRPFVLADDTGRVLVEPDGAAFSLAEDDTVEVDGGDAPPRRVQQFIGANDRVDDEDRELDLGIVTLSTGNDRRYVEERLDPGDSAYVFGYARANRRPGSGVEGVVAGPPADRGGSHLDRLFGPLFLVSDTTERGVLRRLRWKVFVPGLLGVALVAVGLSPLAL, from the coding sequence ATGACGGTGACGCCGTTCCACCAGCTGTCCATCCTCGCGGGGCTCCTCGCGCTCGGCTACGGGGCGGTCGTCGGCGCGAAGGTCTACCGCATCTCCCGCGACGAACCCATCCCGACGTACCGGCTCCGCCACGGCGGGACCTGCGAGGTCGAGGGCGTCGCCGGGGTCCACGAGGAGACGGTGTCCGCGCCGTTCACCGGGACCGACTGCCTCGTCTGCCGCTGGACCGTCGAGGAGTACCAGCAGTCCGGCAAGCACAGCCACTGGAAGACGGTCGACTCCGGCGTCTGGTCGCGGCCGTTCGTCCTCGCGGACGACACCGGCCGGGTGCTCGTCGAGCCCGACGGCGCGGCGTTCTCGCTCGCGGAGGACGACACCGTCGAGGTCGACGGTGGCGACGCACCACCCCGGCGTGTCCAGCAGTTCATCGGCGCGAACGACCGCGTGGACGACGAGGACCGCGAGCTCGACCTCGGCATCGTCACGCTCTCGACGGGGAACGACCGACGCTACGTCGAGGAGCGACTCGACCCGGGCGACAGCGCGTACGTGTTCGGCTACGCACGGGCGAACCGCCGGCCCGGGAGCGGCGTCGAGGGCGTCGTCGCCGGACCGCCGGCGGACCGAGGCGGCTCCCACCTCGACCGGCTGTTCGGCCCGCTCTTTCTCGTCTCCGATACGACGGAGCGTGGCGTGCTGCGTCGGCTCCGCTGGAAGGTGTTCGTCCCGGGACTGCTCGGTGTCGCGCTGGTCGCAGTCGGGCTCTCGCCGCTCGCGCTCTGA
- a CDS encoding Hsp20/alpha crystallin family protein gives MSALRDALRDLPDAVFADFLESEEAYLLVVDLPGVSAETLDIVVSDGRVRLEARREKDVPPEFRYEREDRSMFLDAELPLPPDATAEGAAASVDRGVLELRLPKRRAEETRIEISDDE, from the coding sequence ATGTCAGCGCTGCGTGACGCGTTGCGGGACCTGCCCGACGCCGTGTTCGCCGACTTCCTCGAGTCCGAGGAGGCGTACCTCCTCGTCGTCGACCTGCCGGGCGTGTCCGCCGAGACGCTCGACATCGTCGTGAGCGACGGTCGGGTCCGTCTCGAAGCGCGCCGCGAGAAGGACGTGCCCCCCGAGTTCCGCTACGAGCGCGAGGACCGGTCGATGTTCCTCGACGCCGAGTTACCCCTCCCCCCGGACGCGACCGCCGAGGGAGCCGCGGCCTCGGTCGACCGCGGCGTCCTCGAGCTCCGCCTCCCGAAGCGCCGCGCGGAGGAGACCCGTATCGAGATCAGCGACGACGAGTAA
- a CDS encoding ABC1 kinase family protein: MVTLVNLRAYWRFFVVARQFLPLLLAYARDRRRYLLFGGRRQVDRETQVRRAEHLLSSLLTLGPTFIKLGQLLSTRPDVLPTAYIEVLSSLQDDVPPADWADARVVLEEELGPVEEAFDEFDTEPISGASLGQVYRASVRGQDVAVKVRRPGVESLVEADLRVIKWSLPVLMRFVGEARAFSLENLADEFAKTIREEMDYDREARMLTEIRANFADFDGVRIPAVIEEYSDSRVLTMEYVAGTKINDVDRLDELGIDRSQVAETLQETYLQMIIEDGVFHADPHPGNLAVTDDGTIVFYDFGMSGRVDEYIQDRIVEFYIAVANQDIDGILDSLIAIGTLSPEADRDVMGDVMELAIADARGDDIEQYRVNQIISQIEDSIYEFPFRLPENLALVLRVATVVEGVCVTLDEDFDFIETATTYLTAQGYREESIKQYVEETGEQAWESAQSMLRVPPKLENTLDRAQRGNLTVQVELNDGKGVIDRLAKRIVYGLVFSFSILATAYLYQGASLYAAAVSGAIGVIGGVLLWLSFREKKGIRAQPQFTRQNMRKRRDD; this comes from the coding sequence GTGGTCACGCTGGTCAACCTTCGCGCGTACTGGCGCTTCTTCGTCGTCGCGAGACAGTTCCTCCCGCTGCTGCTCGCCTACGCCCGTGACCGCCGCCGGTACCTGCTGTTCGGCGGCCGCCGCCAGGTCGACCGCGAGACGCAGGTCAGACGCGCCGAGCACCTGCTCTCGTCGCTGCTTACGCTCGGCCCGACGTTCATCAAGCTCGGCCAGCTGCTCTCGACCAGGCCCGACGTCCTCCCGACGGCGTACATCGAGGTGCTCTCGTCGCTGCAGGACGACGTGCCGCCGGCCGACTGGGCGGACGCACGGGTGGTCCTCGAGGAGGAGCTCGGCCCCGTCGAGGAGGCGTTCGACGAGTTCGACACCGAGCCGATCAGCGGCGCGAGCCTCGGCCAGGTGTACCGCGCGAGCGTCCGGGGACAGGACGTCGCGGTGAAGGTGCGTCGCCCCGGCGTCGAGTCGCTCGTCGAGGCCGACCTCCGGGTCATCAAGTGGTCGCTGCCCGTCCTGATGCGCTTCGTCGGGGAGGCACGAGCGTTCTCGCTGGAGAACCTCGCCGACGAGTTCGCGAAGACCATCCGCGAGGAGATGGACTACGACCGCGAGGCGCGGATGCTCACCGAGATCCGCGCGAACTTCGCCGACTTCGACGGAGTCCGCATCCCGGCGGTCATCGAGGAGTACTCAGACTCGCGCGTGCTCACCATGGAGTACGTCGCGGGGACGAAGATCAACGACGTCGACCGCCTCGACGAGCTCGGCATCGACCGCAGCCAGGTCGCCGAGACGCTCCAGGAGACGTACCTCCAGATGATAATCGAGGACGGCGTCTTCCACGCCGACCCCCACCCGGGCAACCTCGCCGTGACCGACGACGGCACCATCGTCTTCTACGACTTCGGCATGTCCGGCCGGGTCGACGAGTACATCCAGGACCGCATCGTCGAGTTCTACATCGCCGTCGCGAACCAGGACATCGACGGCATCCTCGACTCGCTCATCGCCATCGGCACGCTCTCGCCGGAGGCCGACCGCGACGTGATGGGCGACGTGATGGAGCTCGCCATCGCGGACGCCCGCGGCGACGACATCGAGCAGTACCGCGTGAACCAGATCATCAGCCAGATCGAGGACTCCATCTACGAGTTCCCGTTCCGGCTCCCCGAGAACCTCGCACTCGTGCTCCGCGTCGCGACCGTCGTCGAGGGGGTCTGTGTGACGCTCGACGAGGACTTCGACTTCATCGAGACCGCGACCACGTACCTCACCGCACAGGGCTACCGCGAGGAGTCCATCAAGCAGTACGTCGAGGAGACCGGCGAGCAGGCCTGGGAGTCCGCCCAGTCGATGCTCCGCGTGCCGCCGAAGCTGGAGAACACGCTCGACCGCGCCCAGCGCGGCAACCTCACCGTGCAGGTCGAGCTGAACGACGGGAAGGGCGTCATCGACCGGCTCGCCAAGCGCATCGTCTACGGGCTGGTGTTCTCCTTCTCCATCCTCGCGACCGCGTACCTCTACCAGGGTGCGTCGCTGTACGCCGCCGCGGTTTCCGGCGCAATCGGCGTCATCGGCGGCGTGCTGCTGTGGCTCTCCTTCCGCGAGAAGAAGGGCATCCGCGCCCAGCCGCAGTTCACCCGCCAGAACATGCGGAAACGGCGCGACGACTGA
- a CDS encoding aminotransferase class I/II-fold pyridoxal phosphate-dependent enzyme has translation MDIAEFGLERWFGEYEHGADIMLAESGIRPLDSARFDTDPGELNYVIPTDGDPEFRAEVGERYDRGADEVCFTCGTQEANLLVFCSLLDAEDHAVVVTPTYQALQAVPEAICDVTTVDLQEPAWTLDVDAVADAMRPETKLVVLNNPNNPTGRYHDEAVVGELYDVAAANDAYLLCDEVYRLLDDEPIPPVASMGDHGISTTSLTKAYGLAGLRFGWIAGPEDVVGDAVRWKDYTTISPPIFGQHVARQALGEQEDDILRENRELAATNRGIVREFVHEHGLDWYDPVGVNGFVTVPDGFDDAREFCVRVVEEESVVLAPGDLFGFPDYWRLGFGLPTDELEAGLDRVSRVIEGV, from the coding sequence ATGGACATCGCCGAGTTCGGACTGGAGCGGTGGTTCGGTGAGTACGAACACGGGGCCGACATCATGCTCGCGGAGTCGGGCATCCGGCCACTGGACTCCGCACGATTCGACACCGACCCGGGCGAACTGAACTACGTCATCCCGACCGACGGCGACCCCGAGTTCCGGGCCGAGGTCGGCGAGCGATACGACCGCGGGGCCGACGAGGTGTGTTTCACCTGCGGGACACAGGAGGCGAACTTGCTCGTGTTCTGCTCGCTGCTCGACGCCGAGGACCACGCGGTCGTCGTGACGCCCACGTACCAGGCGTTGCAGGCGGTTCCGGAGGCCATCTGCGACGTGACGACGGTCGACCTCCAGGAGCCGGCGTGGACGCTCGACGTGGACGCCGTCGCGGACGCGATGCGTCCGGAGACGAAGCTGGTCGTGCTGAACAACCCGAACAACCCGACCGGGCGCTACCACGACGAGGCCGTCGTCGGCGAGCTGTACGACGTGGCCGCCGCCAACGACGCCTACCTGCTCTGTGACGAGGTGTACCGGCTGCTCGACGACGAACCCATCCCGCCGGTGGCGAGCATGGGTGACCACGGTATCTCCACGACCAGCCTCACGAAGGCGTACGGACTGGCCGGCCTGCGCTTCGGCTGGATCGCCGGGCCGGAGGACGTGGTGGGGGACGCGGTGCGCTGGAAGGACTACACGACCATCTCGCCGCCCATCTTCGGCCAGCACGTCGCCCGGCAGGCGCTCGGCGAGCAGGAGGACGACATCCTGCGGGAGAACCGCGAGCTGGCCGCCACCAATCGAGGAATCGTCCGCGAGTTCGTCCACGAGCACGGGCTCGACTGGTACGACCCCGTCGGCGTCAACGGCTTCGTCACCGTCCCCGACGGGTTCGACGACGCCCGCGAGTTCTGCGTGCGGGTCGTCGAGGAGGAGAGCGTCGTCCTCGCGCCCGGCGACCTCTTTGGCTTCCCAGACTACTGGCGGCTCGGCTTCGGCCTCCCGACCGACGAGCTGGAGGCGGGACTCGACCGCGTCTCGCGTGTCATCGAGGGCGTCTGA
- a CDS encoding translation initiation factor IF-5A, which yields MAKQQKEVRDLQEGSYVMIDDVACKINGYSTAKPGKHGSAKARVEAVGVFDGKKRSMSQPVDAKCWVPIIERKGGQVVSVESATVAQVMDLDTYETFSMSIPEDMDLEPDDEIEYLELDEQRKIV from the coding sequence ATGGCTAAACAGCAGAAGGAAGTGCGTGACCTTCAGGAGGGTAGCTACGTGATGATCGACGACGTCGCCTGCAAGATCAACGGCTACTCCACCGCGAAACCGGGCAAGCACGGCAGCGCGAAGGCTCGCGTCGAGGCCGTCGGCGTCTTCGACGGCAAGAAGCGCTCCATGTCACAGCCCGTCGACGCGAAGTGCTGGGTCCCCATCATCGAGCGGAAGGGCGGGCAGGTCGTCTCCGTCGAGTCCGCCACCGTCGCACAGGTCATGGACCTCGACACCTACGAGACGTTCTCGATGTCCATCCCGGAGGACATGGACCTCGAGCCCGACGACGAGATAGAGTACCTCGAGCTCGACGAACAGCGAAAGATCGTCTGA
- the speB gene encoding agmatinase — MFPGAIADRDDADYVVVGAPLDVSTTFQPGTRFGPDRVRRFSETFDDYDHQTRSHFSDLGVADHGDVRAWDDAAEYLDYLEGVCTDVVWDDAVPLVLGGEHTVTLANVRATDPDVFVCLDAHLDLRAEYDGNELSHATVTRHVLDVADEAVILGARTGNEAEWDRASEADVTVVPPEDVADWEPDFGDRDVYCSVDIDGADPGFAPGTGTMEPFGLTPREMRDVVRAVGATGDVVGFDVVEVNDRDDGQSASLAGKLLREFVFADSA; from the coding sequence ATGTTCCCCGGAGCCATCGCCGACCGCGACGACGCAGACTACGTGGTCGTCGGGGCTCCGCTCGACGTCTCGACGACCTTCCAGCCGGGCACGCGGTTCGGTCCCGACCGTGTCCGGCGCTTCTCCGAAACATTCGACGACTACGACCACCAGACCCGGAGTCACTTCTCCGACCTCGGCGTCGCGGACCACGGCGACGTGCGCGCCTGGGACGACGCCGCCGAGTACCTCGACTACCTCGAGGGCGTCTGCACCGACGTGGTGTGGGACGACGCGGTCCCGCTGGTCCTCGGCGGCGAGCACACCGTCACGCTGGCGAACGTCCGCGCGACCGACCCCGACGTGTTCGTCTGCCTCGACGCCCACCTCGATCTGCGAGCCGAGTACGACGGCAACGAGCTCAGCCACGCGACCGTCACCCGGCACGTGCTCGACGTGGCGGACGAAGCGGTGATACTCGGCGCGAGAACCGGCAACGAGGCCGAGTGGGACCGGGCGAGCGAGGCCGACGTGACCGTCGTGCCCCCCGAGGACGTCGCGGACTGGGAGCCCGACTTCGGCGACCGAGACGTCTACTGCTCGGTGGATATCGACGGGGCCGACCCCGGGTTCGCCCCCGGCACCGGAACAATGGAGCCGTTCGGACTGACGCCCCGCGAGATGCGCGACGTGGTTCGGGCTGTTGGAGCGACGGGCGACGTCGTGGGCTTCGACGTCGTCGAGGTGAACGACCGCGACGACGGGCAATCCGCTTCGTTGGCCGGGAAACTGCTCCGTGAGTTCGTGTTTGCTGATTCGGCCTGA